A region of the Desulfobaccales bacterium genome:
TTCCGTTCTTCGAGGGTGGCCTGACCAAGGCCCAGGTGGCCAAAGCCGCCTCCCAATACCGGCAATTACTGGAAAAAAAGCGGGACCGGCTTAACGGCATCAAGGTGGACCTGACCACGGCCTGGAAGGACCAGGAGAATGCCCGCCAGGGAGTCGTCACCATTAAGCAAACCGTGGCCACCAACCAGGAGGCCTATGATAGCTCCCAGGCCCTGTATCGCCACGGCAAGGCCATCGGGCTGGACGTGCTCCAGGCCCAGGTGGACCTGACCGGCTCTCGTTTCCAACTTATCAGGTATGCCGTGGCTTACGAAATCGGCAAGGCACGCGTTGAGCAAATCAAAGGCGCCGGTCCCTTTGAACCGGAACGGCAAAATCACGCGGGGGTAAAATAGTGAAGCTTCCTGGGGGAAAGAAAGCCGTCGGGATGGCCGTGGGAGCGATCATCTTGATTCTGATAGGTTACCGCCTGATCTGGCACGCTCCGGCGGTGCCGGTGATCGTGGTCAAGCAGGCGGAAATCCAGGGGAAAGTGCAAGGACCCGGCACAGTGCAATCCAGGGTGCCGGTGGTGGTCAGCCCCAAGATCACCGGTATCCTGGAAAAGCTCTATGTCGACCAGGGTGACCGGGTGCAAAAAGGACAGCTCCTGGCGGAGTTGGACTCCCTGGAACTGCGGGCCCGGCAGGCTGCGGCCCAGGCCGGCAAAAACCGCGTTCAGCGCGATCTGGGCAGGGCCCTGGCGGATATGGGCAAGGCCCAAGCCAACCTGGGGTTAGCGCGCAGCAACTACGAGCGTGACCTGGAGGTCTTCAAACCCGGCTACATCTCTAAGGCGGCCTTTGACACCACCAAGGCCCAGCTTAAAGTGGCGGAAAGTGAGGTAAACGCCTATCAGGCCGGCGTCACCGCCTTGCAAGCCGCGGTGAAGCAGGCCGAGTCTGAAACCCATGCCGCGGCAGCGCTCCACAATTACACCCGCATCACAGCACCCATGCACGGACTTATTACCGTTCGCAAAGCGGAAGTGGGCACTACTCTGGTCCCCGGCAGCCCCATCTTTCAAATGGTGGATCTGGACCAGATCTGGATGGCTGCCTGGATCGATCAGTCTTTTGTGGCTCAACTGCGGGAGGGCCAGCCCGCCCGGATCATTCTGCGCTCCGGGCGGGAATTTCAAGGGCAGGTGGAACGGCTCAACCAGGAAAGCGATACCGTGACCCGGGAGTTGGAAGTAGATGTGAAATTTGACCAATTGCCCAAACCCCTGGTTATCGGTGAGGAAGGCCAGGTCGAGATTGAGACCGGCCGCGAGACTGCCCTGGTCGTGCCTCAGTCGGCCATCATTACCAGAAACGGCGGCAACGGCGTCCTGGTGGTGGATAATGGCCTCCTGCACTTCCGCAAAGTTGCCCTGGGCCTCCAAGACGGCTCCAGGACCGCGGTAACGCAGGGCCTGAAAGCAGGCGATCTGGTGGTGGTCAAACCCGCAGGTCTCACGCCCGGCAAGAAAGTTCGCCCTGAAATAAAAAAACCGGCGGCTAAGGCGGACTGATGGATTTAGCAGTCTGCGACCTCAAGCTCCACAAAGGCCGGTTCATTGCCACCATCATCGGCGTGGGCCTGCTCTTTACCATCGTTTTGGCTATGAACGGCCTGTACCGGGGCAATATCTACGAGGGCTTGGCGGTCATCAAGGCCACCAATCCAGACCTTTGGGTGGTGGAACGCTACCGGGGCGGACCTTTCAACGAGCAATCCGCCCTGGCCGAGTATTTCCATTACAGCGTCAAGGCCGTTCCCGGGGTGGAGAAGGCAAGTCCCTTTATCTATTATACGGTGGAACGCCGGATCGGTGACCAAAGCCGGCATTTCAGCATTATCGGGTATGATGTCTTTACCGGGTCAGGCGGGCCTCAGGGAATTGTCGCCGGGAGGAGCATACGGCAGGCCCACTACGAGATGGTGACGGATAAAAAACTGGGAGTTAGCCTGGGAGACCGGGTAACCTTGGGCCTCCATACCTACACGGTGGTGGGCCTGACCAAGGGAGCCATCGATACCAACGGCGACCCGCTGGTTTTTCTCTCTTTGCCCGACGCCCAGGAAGTGGCGTTCCAGAAAGATAATGAAGAGGTGCGCACCCAGCGGGAACGGCTGGCCCGGACCTTGAACGGCCAGAAATCCCTATCCCCCGCGGCCGCGACCAACCTGGCCGCAGCCCTGGCGCCGGACACCCACATCATCAATGCCGTCCTGGTGCACCTTTCGCCGGGGGCGGATCGGGCCGCCGTGGCCAGTAATATCGAAAAATGGCTCTACTTTTCGGTTTATAGCACGGACGAAGAGATTCAGCTCATGCTGAAAGGGCGTCTGGCAGGCATGACCAAGCAGCTCCTGTTGTTCAGGACCCTGCTGATGATCGTCTCGGTGGTCATCATCGCCCTGGTGATCTACACCTTCACTATGGAGAAGATCCGCTCCATTGCGGTCATGAAGCTCATCGGCGCCCCTAACCTGGTGATCATCCGCCTGGTACTGGAACAATCCATGCTCCTAACCGTCAGCGCTTTTTTATTCGCCCTGGTCCTCATCAACCAGACCTATACCTATTTCCCCAAGACCATCCTGTTGGTCCCAAGCGATGAGGTCCTCACCTTTATCGTGGTCTTTTTCGGAGGGATCCTGGCCAGCATCCTGGGGTTGGTTCAGGCCTTGAAAACCCAGCCGGCTCTGGCTCTGGGGGGCCAGTGATGGAAATTTTACAGATAGAGGGTCTGAGCAAAATCTTCGGTTCCGGGCGCCTGGAAGTTCGGGCTTTGGAGGACATCAATCTCTCCGTATCGGCCGGTGACCTGGTGGCCCTCCTGGGACCGAGCGGTTCCGGCAAGACCACCATGCTGCTGTGCGCCAGCCTGATTCTTGACCCCACCGCCGGCAAAATTATCTTTGACGGGCAGACGATCTTTCAGAAAAACGGCTGGACCGGAGGGGTAGATATCCGCCGGATTCGCCGGGAAAAAATGGGCTTTATCTTTCAGGCCCACAATCTCATTCCCTTTTTGACGGCCCGGCAAAATGTCCTGTTTCCCTTGAGTCTGGTGGGGATCAAAGGCGAGGCGGCAGACCGCCGGGTCATGGAACTCCTGGAGTACATGGAGATCGCCGACCGGGCCGACTACCAGCCTGCCCTCCTCTCAGGCGGGGAACAGCAGCGGGTGGCCATTGCCCGAGCCCTGGCCAACAATCCCAGGCTTATCCTGGCCGATGAACCCACAGCCTCCCTGGATACGGTGCGCGGCAAGAAGGTTATGGAATTATTAAAGAAAATCGCCAAAGAAAATCAGTCGGCCGTAATCGTGGTCACCCATGATGTGCGAATGATCGAGGGATTCGATACTGTTT
Encoded here:
- a CDS encoding efflux RND transporter periplasmic adaptor subunit encodes the protein MKLPGGKKAVGMAVGAIILILIGYRLIWHAPAVPVIVVKQAEIQGKVQGPGTVQSRVPVVVSPKITGILEKLYVDQGDRVQKGQLLAELDSLELRARQAAAQAGKNRVQRDLGRALADMGKAQANLGLARSNYERDLEVFKPGYISKAAFDTTKAQLKVAESEVNAYQAGVTALQAAVKQAESETHAAAALHNYTRITAPMHGLITVRKAEVGTTLVPGSPIFQMVDLDQIWMAAWIDQSFVAQLREGQPARIILRSGREFQGQVERLNQESDTVTRELEVDVKFDQLPKPLVIGEEGQVEIETGRETALVVPQSAIITRNGGNGVLVVDNGLLHFRKVALGLQDGSRTAVTQGLKAGDLVVVKPAGLTPGKKVRPEIKKPAAKAD
- a CDS encoding ABC transporter permease, whose product is MDLAVCDLKLHKGRFIATIIGVGLLFTIVLAMNGLYRGNIYEGLAVIKATNPDLWVVERYRGGPFNEQSALAEYFHYSVKAVPGVEKASPFIYYTVERRIGDQSRHFSIIGYDVFTGSGGPQGIVAGRSIRQAHYEMVTDKKLGVSLGDRVTLGLHTYTVVGLTKGAIDTNGDPLVFLSLPDAQEVAFQKDNEEVRTQRERLARTLNGQKSLSPAAATNLAAALAPDTHIINAVLVHLSPGADRAAVASNIEKWLYFSVYSTDEEIQLMLKGRLAGMTKQLLLFRTLLMIVSVVIIALVIYTFTMEKIRSIAVMKLIGAPNLVIIRLVLEQSMLLTVSAFLFALVLINQTYTYFPKTILLVPSDEVLTFIVVFFGGILASILGLVQALKTQPALALGGQ
- a CDS encoding ABC transporter ATP-binding protein, with translation MEILQIEGLSKIFGSGRLEVRALEDINLSVSAGDLVALLGPSGSGKTTMLLCASLILDPTAGKIIFDGQTIFQKNGWTGGVDIRRIRREKMGFIFQAHNLIPFLTARQNVLFPLSLVGIKGEAADRRVMELLEYMEIADRADYQPALLSGGEQQRVAIARALANNPRLILADEPTASLDTVRGKKVMELLKKIAKENQSAVIVVTHDVRMIEGFDTVYHLKDGHLNHQAAL